One genomic region from Geotrypetes seraphini chromosome 13, aGeoSer1.1, whole genome shotgun sequence encodes:
- the GPATCH8 gene encoding G patch domain-containing protein 8 isoform X1 has translation MADRFSRFNEERDFQGNHFDQYEDGQLEIEQASLDKPIESDNIGHRLLQKHGWKLGQGLGKTLQGRTDPIPIVVKYDVMGMGRMEMELDYAEDATERRRVLEVEKEDTEELRQKYKDYVDKEKAIAKALEDLRANFYCELCDKQYQKHQEFDNHINSYDHAHKQRLKDLKQREFARNVSSRSRKDEKKQEKALRRLLELAEQRKQSECAPGSGPMFKTTIVAVDEEGGAENDQECPPGSYSSINLISSFPVVAEPVLDKGLPLNSGQDIVAVTSGQALAPTTPALSFGIKNQPGSQLQKTCVSFSFAKKVPVKLESSASVFKDQSEEAGAGDETKVDERTPSDLGSIQKLGEGENSSNTDSKADEEDQEERDSGASLASTLSKLKKMKGEERNLQTEPEYYHYMPPAHCKVKPNFQFLLFMRSTDQIEAEKSTQDQKKSHSPSHKVCKAEKIVDTGTSPQLQKEQATSDHAEQKNKMEMKEQNSETTNGQSTENKTLDVEASKAPSKNLEGGKELADGPKQPTGPFFPVLSKDESTTLQWPSELLFFTQVQPVISYSCNPLYFDFKLSRNKDAKAKGEIKTKSITSPSKESSQSAESTENNKTNKGLDTTTAGLDVKVEIKGLVDTYGAQLNQEESSSGCGKLTATSGHKSIPSKKDKAGKSHKHKKKKKHKKAGKHKRKRKEDMAAGGEKLKKHKKHKHKKIKSSLSTERERTLKSEALQDTNLSQKRKCRSQDEQQRKSLSTDDGSGSSKKDDATSAFQEHSSKKHKSETPQSNSSRRQTSVKPESNRTSHKSRHSSGDYDSDGSHHKHSRQKSLSHSDDDSGSDLSRSQSRSGRRQSSHRTSRRSYSSSSDGSSDHSRYSSWRSYSDSDYSEYSNRSRGGSKRSHGSDSDYNSKKRRSKRHKYTSSEDDYSLSPSRSRSRSRSHTHARGRSSTRSRGRTRSSSRSRSRSKRRSRSITGHSWKRSRSYSRDRSRSTRSHSQRSASRKGSRGHDSPGDRRSSRRDFNRSKIYRSQSPHYSRSSGRSEGHLKKGDSKSDATKTSSSGNLKKSSDKELGTEGKHILTAKQLLEKIQSRKIEKPGTSEEPIMGPNKTGLKLKDPPQGYFGPKLPPSLGNKPVLPLIGKLPTIRKPCITKKCEESGAEKGEQEQDEEEVCGTEIPLAENISTLENVVKQDKCIDVQDQISENSSEVPPAPQVVQDLPDSYGSTEQLLPHSYIADTDDDGTALESAGNDNQHFPAETSMIPLVPETEHFSGYVSQNEEPGIGEPEGVEDSSLAPLESQPITFTPEEMEKYSKLQQAAQQHIQQQLLAKQVKAFPAAAAMAPAVPTLQPIHIQQPTAASATSITTVQHAILQHHAAAAAAAAIGIHPHPHPQPLAQVHHIPQPHLTPISLSHLTHSLIPAHPATFLTSHPIHIIPASALHPGPLTLHHVPHALYPTLLAPRPAAAATALHLHPLLHPIFSGQDLQHPPSHGT, from the exons GATTATGTGGACAAAGAGAAGGCAATTGCCAAAGCTCTAGAAGATTTGAGAGCAAATTTCTACTGTGAGCTTTGTGACAAGCAATATCAAAAGCACCAGGAGTTTGACAACCACATCAACTCTTATGATCATGCACACAAACAG AGACTAAAGGATCTCAAACAAAGAGAATTTGCTCGCAATGTCTCGTCAAGATCCCGCAAAGATGAAAAGAAACAAGAGAAAGCCCTCAGACGCCTTCTGGAGTTGGCTGAGCAAAGGAAGCAGTCAGAATG TGCCCCTGGAAGTGGTCCCATGTTCAAAACTACCATTGTGGCTGTGGACGAAGAGGGAGGAGCTGAAAACGACCAAGAGTGTCCACCAGGGAGCTACAGTTCCATAAATCTGATTAGTTCCTTCCCTGTTGTTGCAGAACCAGTTCTGGACAAAGGTTTGCCACTTAACAGTGGCCAAGACATCGTTGCTGTTACATCAGGGCAGGCTTTAGCTCCTACCACACCAGCCCTTAGTTTTGGCATTAAGAATCAGCCAGGAAGTCAACTGCAAAAGACTTGCGTGTCGTTTTCATTTGCCAAGAAGGTTCCCGTAAAGTTAGAATCTTCTGCTTCCGTTTTCAAAGATCAGAGTGAGGAAGCTGGTGCAGGAGATGAAACCAAAGTGGATGAGAGAACCCCTTCAGATCTGGGAAGCATACAAAAGCTAGGGGAGGGTGAGAATAGTAGCAACACTGACAGTAAAGCTGATGAAGAGGACCAGGAGGAGAGAGACTCTGGTGCATCTCTAGCTAGTACATTATCCAAACTAAAAAAGATGAAGGGAGAAGAAAGGAATTTGCAGACAGAACCTGAGTATTACCATTACATGCCCCCAGCACACTGCAAAGTAAAACCAAATTTTCAGTTCCTGCTCTTCATGAGGTCTACAGATCAGATTGAAGCAGAGAAGAGCACCCAAGACCAGAAAAAGAGCCATTCTCCTAGTCATAAGGTCTGCAAGGCAGAAAAAATAGTAGACACTGGAACCAGTCCACAACTGCAGAAGGAGCAAGCAACCTCAGACCATGCAGAGCAGAAGAACAAAATGGAAATGAAGGAACAAAATTCAGAGACCACCAATGGACAGTCTACAGAAAACAAAACTCTGGATGTAGAAGCTTCAAAGGCACCTTCCAAGAACCTCGAAGGTGGGAAAGAACTTGCTGATGGTCCCAAACAACCCACTGGTCCATTTTTCCCAGTTCTGAGCAAAGATGAAAGTACTACTCTCCAATGGCCATCAGAACTCTTATTTTTCACTCAGGTGCAACCAGTGATTTCTTACAGCTGCAATCCTTTGTATTTTGACTTTAAACTTTCACGAAACAAAGATGCAAAGGCCAAGGGTGAGATAAAAACAAAAAGTATCACTTCTCCAAGTAAAGAGTCTTCACAGTCTGCAGAATCTACTGAGAACAACAAAACCAACAAGGGACTGGACACTACAACGGCTGGCTTAGATGTCAAAGTTGAAATCAAGGGATTGGTAGATACATATGGGGCACAACTCAACCAAGAAGAAAGTTCATCTGGCTGTGGCAAACTTACTGCCACCAGTGGTCACAAAAGCATTCCAAGTAAAAAAGATAAGGCTGGGAAATCCCacaaacataaaaagaaaaagaagcataAAAAGGCAGGCAAGCACAAGCGAAAACGAAAGGAAGATATGGCAGCTGGGGGTGAGAAGCTGAAGAAACACAAAAAACATAAGCACAAGAAAATCAAGTCTTCCCTTTCCACTGAGCGAGAGAGAACATTAAAAAGTGAAGCATTGCAAGACACTAACTTGTCACAGAAGAGAAAGTGTCGTTCTCAAGATGAACAGCAAAGAAAGTCCCTCTCGACTGATGATGGCAGTGGTAGCAGCAAAAAGGATGATGCGACCAGTGCTTTCCAGGAGCACAGCAGTAAGAAGCATAAATCGGAGACGCCACAATCCAATTCCTCTCGAAGACAGACTTCTGTCAAACCAGAGAGCAATAGAACCAGCCACAAGAGTAGGCACAGTAGTGGTGACTATGATAGTGATGGATCGCACCATAAGCACTCCAGACAGAAATCATTATCACATAGTGATGACGACTCTGGCAGCGATCTCTCTAGGAGCCAATCTAGATCAGGACGCCGACAGTCTTCACATAGAACTTCAAGAAGATCATACTCATCAAGTTCTGATGGCTCTTCAGACCATAGCAGATACAGCAGCTGGAGGAGTTATTCAGATAGTGACTACAGTGAGTACAGTAATCGCTCTAGAGGTGGCTCAAAACGTTCTCATGGTTCTGACTCGGACTATAACAGCAAAAAGCGCAGGTCCAAAAGGCATAAGTATACATCTTCAGAGGATGACTACAGCCTGAGCCCAAGTCGAAGCCGATCCAGAAGCAGGAGCCACACCCATGCCAGGGGGAGATCAAGTACAAGAAGCAGGGGAAGGACCCGAAGTAGCAGCCGTAGTAGAAGTAGAAGTAAACGGAGGAGTCGAAGCATTACAGGACACAGCTGGAAACGGAGTCGGAGCTATAGTAGGGATCGAAGCCGCAGCACCAGAAGTCATTCTCAAAGGTCAGCTTCAAGAAAAGGTTCCCGGGGCCATGACAGTCCaggtgacaggagaagcagtcgGAGAGATTTTAACCGTTCTAAAATCTATCGCTCCCAGTCTCCACATTACAGCCGCTCAAGTGGAAGAAGTGAGGGGCACCTGAAAAAGGGAGACAGTAAAAGTGATGCTACTAAGACTAGTAGTAGTGGCAATTTGAAAAAAAgttctgataaagaacttggtacagAAGGAAAGCACATTCTAACAGCAAAACAACTACTGGAGAAAATCCAGTCGAGAAAAATTGAGAAGCCTGGTACAAGTGAAGAACCAATTATGGGGCCAAACAAGACAGGGCTTAAACTGAAAGATCCTCCTCAAGGGTACTTTGGCCCTAAGCTTCCTCCATCTTTGGGCAACAAGCCAGTACTTCCATTAATTGGCAAGTTGCCAACTATCCGTAAACCATGCATCACCAAAAAATGTGAGGAATCAGGAGCAGAGAAAGGAGAACAGGAACAGGATGAGGAAGAGGTATGTGGTACAGAGATTCCTCTGGCAGAAAACATTTCTACTTTGGAAAATGTAGTAAAGCAAGATAAATGTATAGACGTTCAGGACCAGATATCTGAGAATTCCTCTGAGGTGCCACCAGCTCCCCAAGTTGTGCAAGACCTTCCAGACTCTTATGGATCTACGGAGCAACTATTGCCACATAGTTATATAGCTGATACAGATGATGATGGTACGGCACTGGAATCTGCTGGCAACGATAATCAGCATTTCCCTGCAGAAACCAGTATGATCCCTCTGGTTCCAGAGACAGAACACTTTTCTGGTTATGTGTCCCAGAATGAAGAACCTGGCATTGGAGAGCCTGAAGGAGTAGAGGATTCATCCCTAGCACCACTGGAAAGTCAACCAATCACATTTACACCTGAAGAAATGGAGAAGTACAGCAAACTCCAGCAGGCAGCTCAACAGCACATCCAGCAGCAGCTGCTGGCAAAACAAGTCAAGGCCTTCCCTGCAGCAGCTGCGATGGCACCAGCAGTACCCACACTGCAGCCTATTCATATCCAGCAACCAACTGCAGCCTCCGCTACTTCTATCACCACCGTTCAGCATGCCATCCTGCAACAtcatgctgctgcagctgctgctgcaGCCATTGGCATTCATCCACACCCACATCCTCAgcctcttgcccaggtgcatcataTACCCCAGCCACATTTGACCCCCATTTCACTGTCCCATCTAACCCACTCCCTTATTCCAGCCCACCCTGCTACTTTTCTAACCAGCCATCCAATCCATATCATTCCTGCATCTGCTCTCCACCCTGGGCCACTCACCCTTCATCATGTCCCACATGCACTTTACCCAACCCTCCTTGCCCCACGGCCTGCTGCAGCCGCTACGGCACTACATCTTCACCCGCTCCTGCATCCCATTTTCTCAGGTCAAGACTTGCAGCACCCTCCTAGTCATGGCACATGA